From the genome of Malus sylvestris chromosome 6, drMalSylv7.2, whole genome shotgun sequence, one region includes:
- the LOC126625218 gene encoding NAC domain-containing protein 43-like, which yields MSDDQMSLSINGQSQVPPGFRFHPTEEELLHYYLRKKVAFERIDLDVIREVDLNKLEPWDIQEKCKIGSTPQNDWYFFSHKDKKYPTGTRTNRATTAGFWKATGRDKIIYSGFKRIGLRKTLVFYKGRAPHGQKSDWIMHEYRLDESNTHETTVSSSMGESMTEEGWVVCRVFKKKNYQKALESPKASFSMDSSNNQMHGSRNDGVLDQILMYMGRTTCKLENHDQSLTMNNISERFMHLPRLESPTLPNLPTFDQERSFKACYSAIDDMFIETEPSSTNQPSNGCHNNDLVDDHEYPKTRLNDWATLDRLVASQLGQLNGQDQETPKHLSCFGDPNMAFCSSPHPNDQDNDVQLSYPYLRTSRSSDHQSEVYNNENDLWNFTKSSSSPSSSDPLCHLSV from the exons ATGTCAGATGATCAAATGAGTCTATCAATAAATGGTCAATCTCAAGTTCCCCCAGGTTTCCGGTTCCATCCAACCGAAGAGGAGCTTCTTCACTACTATCTTAGGAAGAAAGTTGCCTTTGAGAGGATTGATCTTGATGTAATTCGAGAAGTTGATCTTAATAAGCTTGAGCCATGGGACATTCaag AGAAGTGCAAAATAGGTTCCACTCCACAAAATGATTGGTACTTCTTCAGTCACAAGGACAAGAAATACCCAACCGGAACTCGAACCAATCGGGCAACCACTGCTGGGTTTTGGAAGGCCACCGGGCGGGACAAGATCATCTATAGCGGCTTCAAAAGAATTGGATTGAGGAAGACACTTGTGTTTTATAAGGGTCGAGCTCCTCATGGACAAAAGTCAGATTGGATCATGCATGAATATAGGCTTGATGAAAGCAACACTCATGAAACCACC GTTTCTAGCTCAATGGGGGAGTCGATGACCGAAGAAGGGTGGGTGGTCTGCCGGGTATTCAAGAAGAAGAACTATCAGAAAGCTTTAGAGAGCCCTAAAGCCTCCTTCTCCATGGACTCATCAAACAACCAAATGCATGGTTCAAGAAACGATGGTGTTCTTGATCAAATACTGATGTACATGGGAAGGACTACTTGCAAGCTGGAAAATCATGATCAATCCTTAACCATGAATAACATCTCAGAAAGATTTATGCATCTGCCAAGGCTTGAGAGCCCAACTCTTCCAAACCTTCCCACTTTCGATCAGGAACGTAGCTTCAAAGCTTGCTATTCGGCCATTGATGACATGTTCATAGAAACTGAGCCTTCTTCAACAAACCAACCAAGCAATGGTTGTCACAATAATGACCTAGTCGATGATCATGAGTACCCCAAAACAAGGCTAAATGACTGGGCTACCCTTGATAGGCTTGTGGCATCCCAACTAGGTCAACTCAATGGCCAAGATCAAGAGACACCAAAACACTTGTCTTGCTTTGGCGATCCAAACATGGCCTTTTGTTCTTCTCCTCATCCTAATGATCAAGACAATGACGTACAGCTATCATATCCATACCTACGTACAAGTAGATCATCCGATCATCAATCCGAAGTATACAACAACGAGAATGATCTGTGGAACTTCACCAAATCGTCGTCATCACCGTCATCATCGGACCCGCTTTGCCACTTGTCGGTGTAA